In Erigeron canadensis isolate Cc75 chromosome 6, C_canadensis_v1, whole genome shotgun sequence, the following are encoded in one genomic region:
- the LOC122603138 gene encoding cucumber peeling cupredoxin: protein MKINVWMVCVVMFMISNEKWIVITSAYKNYTVGDDLGWFDKLEKSTVNYQKWASSKTFSLGDFLIFNTDNNHTVVQTYNSTIYNLCDDSDSLDNDTFHYASPDPSAAIVHPVSVAVPLLKVGPTYFFSSDYDGEQCENGQKFSINVTQGQGLPPDLRPPSPEAPGPVSQQSGDDTVPDTLVPANFDHPKDLGDADSDDDDDDGKKKKSNGVIIQNSRWGFLKISILFGVLHTCW, encoded by the exons atgaagataaatGTGTGGATGGTTTGTGTTGTTATGTTCATGATAAGCAATGAAAAATGGATAGTTATTACTTCTGCATACAAGAACTACACTGTTGGAGATGATCTTGGTTGGTTTGACAAACTTGAGAAATCAACTGTCAATTACCAAAAATGGGCTTCTTCTAAAACATTCTCTCTTGGTGATTTCCTTA TATTCAACACAGATAATAACCACACAGTTGTACAAACATACAATTCCACCATCTACAACCTCTGTGATGATAGTGATTCGCTCGATAACGACACATTCCATTATGCATCACCAGATCCATCCGCGGCCATTGTCCACCCTGTAAGTGTAGCTGTCCCACTCCTCAAAGTGGGACCTACGTATTTCTTCTCGAGTGATTATGATGGTGAGCAATGCGAGAATGGCCAAAAGTTCAGTATCAATGTGACACAAGGACAAGGTTTACCACCGGATTTGAGACCTCCGTCACCAGAAGCTCCAGGTCCAGTTAGTCAACAATCAGGTGATGATACGGTGCCTGACACACTAGTTCCAGCTAACTTTGATCATCCTAAAGATCTTGGTGACGCTGACAgtgatgacgatgatgacgatggcaagaaaaagaaatcaaatgGGGTTATTATACAAAACTCAAGATGGGGATTTTTAAAGATTTCGATTCTGTTTGGAGTATTACATACATGTTGGTAG